In the Salvia miltiorrhiza cultivar Shanhuang (shh) chromosome 8, IMPLAD_Smil_shh, whole genome shotgun sequence genome, TGTACTAGCTAGTAGAAAGACACATtatatactaaaagtttgctttagtatcagtgggagattgttggatttatatacgttttatgcttgtaagTAATGATCCTGTTTTCaatatttaatctcctatctgatttgTTCATTTATCACATATGTTACTTGTTTCTTTTGTCTCTTGGTTAATTAGATCATATGtagtgttgtagatcacagaagttCATATGATTGGTAAAACTTGCGAGATATAAAATTGTATCACAGTTGAAGTAACTCGAGGACGAGTTATTGGTTTATGCTGCAATATGAatggaaatagtttgtcttgactacttatttatactggtacgtctttacgtattgataggGACACAATGATCTGTGTTTTTCTATGTGTTTTTCTATTGACCGTCGTGAAGAACCCAAATCATAATAAGATTTTAGATGTGTATACATGTTTGTATGTCagtttgacttactatgggtgagagttatatattagcTCAATATTCTATGTATCTAGGGTGGCAGCAATTTGTATATGATAATGATATTTAGTCATTTGTATTAGGTATCTGTATCCAGTTTATCTTACCAAACCCTACAAATTGATTAATTGCAGGTACGATAATAAGATCGAGTGTACTACTTAAGGAATTGataaacaattaattaatttaagctgattgaagctataattaattaatgagtgTTTGGTATCTTAAATATAGAGTTCGATAAGTCTAATACAAGCCTCGATTCACATCATaaataaaggggtaagttaATAAGGACTCTCTattggaatgaattaatatttattaattaatttgagtcTTGTGTTGgacataagaaattaattaatataaagacCCATCTTTGTTTTATAGTATTTGTTCCCTGGACCAGCctacttagagggtgtttggctaagcgtattttaaagagcttataagatgctTATAATATGTAGTTTCTCAAGAGCTTATAGGTTGTCagagtgtttggataattgactTTATAAggtagagagaaaatatttgttacaaaaaaaaaaatcgaataaaaatgaacttgaacttgtatatgatgaaaataacaaattatagctaaataatatttgtaaaatgattgttgcatataggattatgaaaaaataagtggAATAGatagaacttatttttttgggaaattataagctcttggagattatttttagagcttattaaattatttctcTGGTGCTACTTCCACAGAAAGAGAGGCAGTATTTTAAATACACGCTAGATATAGAATTCATCGTATCATCGTCCATCCAATAGCAGAGGAATAGGCACACGATACAGTCCAAAAGATCAAATCTGGAGTCTACGATCTTTCATCTATGCTAGAAATTCTCATGTAACGTGATGCAATTTAAACTAATAAGAGCATGCTAGATTATCAATGTATGATGAAGTAAATAATCCAAGATAAATCCTTGGGCAATATGaattgtaattaaatttatagttcCAACACCTACTTTACCAAACTAAGGAAATGCATATACAGATACATAATCTTTTAGACAACAAGAAGCACCAAATGAAAAGCAATTTATAACATattgttgaaaaagaaaatacctCCTTAAAGTCGCCAGCAAATGCATTTACCGTAGATATGGCCACTTTGGCAGCCTCATCAAAAGGATAGCTGCAACCACAGAATATGAGAAACTAGCAGAAGGCCACTTTAAGAGACTACATGAACTTAAGAAAGATATATCAAGAGGAagtaaacaaaattaattttcttatcCAAACTCAGTCACCATTGAAGCTTGCTacgttttttaataaaataagttTCAAATTGGAAAAAGATTAACATCAACATGTCGGACATAAAAAAGAATCCGCTTTCttataacaaaaagaaaagatgcAAAATATCTTCAGGAACTaataatttagtaaaaatagaaagaaaaaagttGAGATGAAGAATCATACGATGCACAATAACCTAGTTCATTGTAGCTTGTAAGTATAGGTTGCAAAGTTAGGcagataaatattttaatagacAATTATAAAAAGGTAATCTAGATGTAATACAAGAATTTAAAGTTTCATTAACTTCAGAAGACAATACTCATATCTTGACTATATACCTGTAGACCCCGCAGGATATAGCTGTGAATGCAATGTATTGAATGCTGTGCTCTTTTGCCACACGTAGACTGTTTCTGTAACAAGTTTCACacaaaacaaaatacaatttAAGATTTCAAAAACTCAACTTGCAATTCCGAATAAGGGGATTTCGACAGAGCTCAACTAAGTACCTGTACGCATTTCTCAAAGCAGCTTCAGGGTTCTTATTTGTATAATAAATTGGTCCAACGGTATGAATAACATGAGAAGCTGGCAAACGAAAGCCCCTATTCATTTAAAAACATTAGCTTAATCCATCACATTACCAATGaaatgaaggactgaagaatATTGTTTTGAGCAACACGTACGGGGTAATCCTTGCTTCTCCTGTGGGGCAACGAACTCCAGGCCTCACTTCTGGGACCTCATAGCATGCTTCCCGTAGTTCTGGACCAGCAGCTCGATGTATGGCTTGAAAAATACGGGTTCAGACAAGACATAAGAAAAAGATAACCAAAGATCATAGTTCACtaggaaaaacaaaagaaaaacaaagtaaTAGAATCTCACCTCCATCAGCACCTCCACCTCCAAGCATCTGTTCATTTGCTGGATTGACCTATAAGGAACCAGAACAATGAGAATGGAAATTTACCACTGACATAAATTGTGTGATGAGGCATCAGAAAAAGCGAAAAATTTCTCGAATACTACATCAAACCTTTGGCTCTTAAATCAAGAAGAAGAATATTATGGCCGGAATATGACCTCTAAAAATTAATTGTACAGCTAGTTCTTGGAATAACAAATCTCACTCTGTACAGCTCAACTTAGTTTGATTTTAAGAACTAAATCTTGATGATTAATATAATGCATGAGAAAATCTGCATATTCCTAACAGATGCACAAAAGTAATGCACAAACTTAAGATACATGTTTCAAAATGTCTCTTTTCCCCCTCAAGCCTCTTCTATTTCCTAGTAATTACAAGAATAGAATCATTAatgaaatttataaattttaaaaaaaattgtaaactTTCTATCCTGATGGGATAGCTCAAAATCCGATAGTCTAGGATGAGGCCCAAAAATTGCTAGCCTGAAAAAACTTCAACCTGATTGGCCTGAATTGAATAGCCCATCAGGGCCGACCCGGAACCGGGTGGATTGTTCCGATTGGAAACGACATGAGAATGGAAGGACAACTAAATTCAAACTTTGAGAATGATAAGTCCAAAGGttatactataaaataattttcaaggTTAGATTAAGCAAATTGTTGAATTAGGAACAAAGATGGAAATGATCATTTGCATCTTGCTAGCGAATCTTCCATAACAGTATTAGGAACGcaactaatatataaaacttaTGAAAGCATAGAAAAGTCTATTCCCTGAATAGCAGCTATTGTATTCAGCATTAAGGTGACAAAATAATACTAGCAATGTGCCAATGTGATCACAAAAAAATCAACCCCAAATGTCCAACCCAAATCGTCCGATCTTCTACATTTCCTATAAACTCGTACCTCTGCACAtaaattcacacacacacagagagaatgagagagggaACCTTACAATAGCATCGGAGGAGCCATCGACGGACCACCGAGTAATGTCCCCCTTCTGAATCTTCAGAACACTCGACGGCGACAGCTGAAACGCCACAGTATCGGCGGCGGCGCTCGACATCCTCGCAAATCCAGCTGCGACGGTGCTTCCGCCGCTTACTCTGTGGCGTGGGCTCGCAACGACGGAGGGGGGCCGAAAGGGGGGGCGAACGGCAATAGTCCGATGTGAATCTTTCTTGAGTAAAGGGCGAGGGAAAGGATTGCGTAGGGTTTTGGGAGAATTTGGAGCGGAGAAAATGCGGAAGATTCTGGAGTAGAATGGAGCAACCTGAGTCATGAGTTCATAATTAAATTCCTGTTCATAAAGGATCTACAAAAACCACATTGCATAAGGCATACTACTCCCACTCGGCCACTCTACATAAAAAGTGGAgcaattttagttttaatgcaatatttattgatttctatatagtgaataaaatattttattattatatgacATGAGTGATTGAAATTGAATTATGTGTGAGTCATATTAATTAATGTGGAAACATGTAAAAAAAGTGTCTTAAGTTTTATGAATATCTGctgaattaaaaaattattaagtaaaaaaaaaaatctaaccaTCCATTGACCACACAAGAATACTAATTAATGGGCCGAGTCTTATCAAAATCTTATCGGCAAAAACCCAATAAGGAAAACACAACCCAATTAGGGacaaaaattaatcaaataattttgattCAATTCAGTATTCGATTTGAATTTTTGGTATTCGAATACAAAATTTTATGATTCGAATACAAATACAAATACTTTTTTTAATTCGATTAGTTATCAAATATGATTCAAGAATTACGATattcgattcggtattcgaaaatattcgatatatatatatatatatatatatatatatgatatttatatttaaaacataaagaataaaatagatataaagtaaaatacacaataaaataatatttatttagataaaaatatacaacaacaacaagaataataataataatcaaagcTTTGAAAAGACTTTGATTACAAATATAATTCAAATGaaagtattttatttgaaatattattttagaatttttctCTATCAAAATCGTGAATTGAATATATTCGACTGGAATCAAATAGTAGGAAGACGAATCGAATAATAGAAATTTTTTAATCGAATAttcaatttatattatttaaaatttgtaaaaaatgaaacaaatattcgattcggtTCGAATATTCGCGAATCAGTATATGAAACAAATACAAATAGTAAATAAGATTCAAAAGATATTCGAATACTGATTCGAATATGTAATTACTTTTACGAATATGAATCGAATCcaatgatattcgattcgattcgatttgtTTACATCCCTAAACCCAATAAGAAAAATACtgaataaggaaaaaaaaagtagtcgTCTATTACagataaaataaatgataaaaaacAAGACAGATCGGGAAAGAACAGAGTAGCACACTTTCCTGATAATATAGGAAGAATGTGAAGAGGAAAACATCAACAGAGTCCGATCGAATCTGGGTCAGAGTCTAGCACACCAGAATCCTGAGAAAACTAGACTCGACACTCCAGAACTCATGAACAAGCCGAAAGAAAGCATCATCATTACAGGGCGTTCACATGATGCCGAAGCCTGAGCCTGTTAAACGAGAGGCACTAGCGCTGCACATATAAGCCCAAGTAGTAAAACAAGAGCGCAAAAAGAGAGCAATAAGAGAGATCAAAATAAGAAAGTTGCCCCATTTTTCATGGATGTATagagtttttcttttctttgtattttttttaacatgcACACTTTTCTTtgtactttttaaaaaataaatgtttaaAAGATTATGTGGCGTAGATTgaaatttgagtcaattctcTATCACAACACCCACGCTACATTGCATATTTATATTTGAGGCACTCTCTCGTGCAACTAGTTTTttaatgacactacttcaacatacaaatgatacttgaagatcttcaagtgtaaagactgttttgcccttaattagggcggatcaGATTCGAGTCAAATTCaggtttgcgcgcgggttagacACATatagcactattagtgtcatatgtgccaaccgaaaaaaaaaaaaaaaaaaaaaaaaaaaaaaaaaaaaaaaaaaaaaaaaaacaactaagTATATGGcacaaatgacactaatatggccataagtacttGTTGGGTTCtggaaggtctagaataggtgcgtaaggggggaatacacttgtaggctatttttatcAAACAACAAACACAACCTTttgattaaagaaatagttaaggaaaactttgattccaaaggttgaagactgatactgaatctttcttcagtaaagagatattAGTTGAGtccaagactttaactgatatgcgttaggcttcagtctagtttgtaaaacagagaaGTGTTAAGAATCCTCCTGACTATCAAAGATAAATCAGTCAGACAAATAACACTTGGCAGTGGAAAACTTTTCTTTAGAAATAACCTTTGTGATTAAGCATTTTGTCAAGAtttagtttcactttgcagttagtcagtttcagttaaTAAAAGGATtttgcacagataagaaagtaaatactgaaagcgataaacgacaaagggatttttacgtggttcagaatcCAATTcttacatccacggtcagtagatcacactgacaaaaactctgggcttatgcttaggggtgcacaacaaactgtttagccctattttgtgatgaatctttgggtgtttacgtgttatattgacttttattttggtctctttcacttaagagttgaatgatttgagcttttgtgctgattttgttgtctcaggattttatgctcacattgattgatatgtgaacaaaattaaagtcagaatttagttgaatggtctgaagaagaatcaaagttcgtctcgatacgagttcgtaggcgaaaacggatctaaaatccgacttgaaacgagggagaacggaccaaaacaaaaacgctgcgcattgcagtctgcgaaaggcgtacacggcggcgccgtggcacggcgcgcgccgtgcacggcggccgccgtcccacggcgccgccgcctctgttcagatccgaaagtacgatttttcgattaaaaacccctttctagggttttactttatcacttcTCGACCCAGCAGCTTCCAAGGGcgatttccacatttttccttgggtttttagagtttcaaatcaattactttcgattgtggattcattggattgctttggatgtcaattaacacttgatcggattggttttccttggattgctatgttttgtaagaactccctttgattctctttgtttatgaatcccttggttatttgagtttttgtttcttgtctttgatgaatatgatgattgaagatcattgttgttgatgctatattttcttggttatatgaatcttttggttaattaagttttgtgttttatgctttgatgaatgtgatgattggagattattattgttgagtttagataatcttgattatatgaattctttggttaattgaatctttgttttatacttttgatggatgtaatgattagagatgattgttgttgagtttagataatctacgtgattcgtagttcgttgctattgcttacgtttttcccttcttgttggtgaaagtttagagatttctttttatggagattaagattttctttgcattcgaatcttatgcttgatttagtttcttgcctaggtagttattaatctttgatgtttacaagtttatgatcgtttggtttagtgttggagttggaaactcttgttgatttcgttaatgttcaaataccatgttctagttagttcgtcgttgagttgcttgcggaattctcttggattgtgtgtgtttgcttaacattcatttgattaaatgttaatatgttatttcgcctagataatcgttgtttatggtgttgaattgatgattgctttctagattgctagtttagaaccttagcttgttttccttcttgcgttcttattggcttcctatcttttgcctagttaactttatatgcttaattttaattacgcattagttaatcggagagaaagtgtcagacccaattacccgattagagtgtttagatttcttttaagtttcttgtgagcaatacgattagagccctgctaagtcttccttgtgagacgacttgagtcaccttaccaccctaggacgacctcgtataaattcgagtccatccgttaggtgtttttggatgagtcacaAACCTTGAACTAAAACCACACGTTTcagcaccaacacactgggttagatttctcaaacacacttagcgcgcactgggcactaagaactctttggagtcagaacactggtctgaactccacacaacttcaaacactcttttcgcttagttaaaaggaggttcgaaaactaccaactagatcacagagagcaggctctctgtaatcagtaactTAGACTTTGGATGAACAATATTTGcttaaggttctaagagaatatatgtaatcagcaatggacttatttttggctttgtgattttcttttcgattcaaactttggaaggctttgattggcTGAGTGACGATTTCGGCAGcatttcagcttgtgtatttgaatcggtgaagattgaagtgatcctcaagctctatttataggagatgtcttgaatagatccgttggcggagatggtcttcaagaattcatccgttggagagtaattcaaattttgttgaggcttcaatcttcgaggttccttgtttggtgagaaacggctactcaGGTACAGGAGGTAAGGCGCATCTGAAAATGTAATCACCAAAAATGAATGCTCtccagagaaaggacgatcctctgtatctctgcatttaatgcggctgtactttgattGCTTAGCTTCCTTTTAATGTTGGAGGTTCAGTTCGATGAAGAATGTcaattgatacttgactttagtatcggtccgctgattccacgtagccaacattagatgaatcagtcataattgattcttcagttgagaaactcgttctagtcaaatatcagtatttgacttctgCCTTGAATTGCGAACATCagtcgagttcttcagtcttcagtccttcgttcttcattcttcattcctccggtctttagtcttcagtcttcagaacactagctaaactagaaaaaggaACTCCAACATTTGAGTTCacaaagttctagtctattacaaagaaaacttaagaattttggtatcatcaaaattagggctatgatatttcattaagttcccaacagtaCCATTcatgcaacactacataagagagtatatggcattaatgacactaatatggccataagtaccattcttGCAACACACTAAATGGAGAATATAAaacctaaatggataatctaaatcctacggggaagtgttcaaaatggtcatataactgtacacatctaaataatatcagcacacaggtatatgacactaatgcaCTAATATGAcaataagtaccattcgtgcaacactgagTATATGGCACCAATGGCACTAATATAGCcatgtgtgcctaacccgcgcacAAACTCAAATCCGACCCGAATCTAGTccaccctaattaagggcaaaacagtccgaaaacataaaaaaatggccagattttgtatttttttattatgtttcATTTTTCAAAATGGTCATGCGAGCATATTGTTTCTTTGTCATTTGAGTGCCATTTTATCTAAATCCCGTAAGACCATATCGTCATTTAGAGCTCAAAAGACGCTATTTGACTTTCGGATATCgaacttttgagcatcatctcgtttggacTTTGGAATACTATATCTGATTTGTATGCATCAATCTTTTGAGCATCACTATCTGCaactttaaatatcataactgaCTTCTGAACATCATTTCATTTGGAACTTGAAAGATTAAAGCTAACTTGTGAGATTATATCATCTAcagcttgtaagatcataaaTTATTTCTAAACATCATCATGTATAGAGCTTGAAAAACCATGATAGACTTTTGTGCATAATCTCATTTGGAGCTTCAAATACCATAACTGAATtaagagcatcatctcatctgaaGCTTAAAATAACATAATTGACTTGTGAGgatcatcttgtttgaagtttgaaagactatAACTAAATTAtgagaatcatctcgtgtgaaacttgagaaaattgatgcaagattcaaattatatcaatttatttagtatttcaatttgCAAATTTTCATAAATAGTCAATGCggaatccaaattttattttaaaaaattatacgaaatatcttattttatggtcaaattaaattgaaaaatatttaatcacaattttatagtttaaaaataaattatatcattttttatttaaccaaataaatttgattaaaataaGTTGACAAcactatttaaattatattagtCTCAATCACTCCACCAATTAAATGTGAATTTTTTGATTGGAGGGTAAGAGCATCCTTTTATATAGGTTTTATGgtgaaatctcataaaaaaatcaatgtgcgTGGGATGAGATGATTTAGacaaataagaatgaataaatatgaaaatgctTGGAtaattaagataaataaaaatgcaaaaatatggtgATGCCACATAGGACTATTTCATTtccttattatatatgtaattattttaaaggTAAATGAGTATTCAAATATGCTCCTGAGAGACGTCTTCAATGATGGCATGGAGATTTTATAAGTCTGAGTATAAAGTCCTAATGACTCGAGCTTGCTGAGGTAGTTATAGTTTGCTGGTCGGTAGTTATCGATGGAAAATTCCAACGGTATTGCCGTCGGCCACTGCGGATGATGTTGGCATCGTAGCTTGACGGTCAATCTATCGGTAATTTCTTTACTGACTATATGAACGACAATCTTGATCAATAGGCGTTTCGCCGTTGTCGATGGATGTTCACCAGACACCAGCGGAATAGTCTGTTGGTATCCCATGATCCAATTAGAATGTTGTAGTGATTTATGGTGTTTCAATTATTTTTAGCAACTAACTAACTATTAAGTGATCAAGTAGAATTGTTGATTTAATGGATAAGGATGATAATTTATTGTCTAATTAAGTTTAATGCTATGAATAAAATCAAgtgttatttaattaagcaaGTGGATGGTTTAATTAGATAATAAAATATGTCTAACTTATTAAAATAGCAATATCTAAGATTTGGAAAGATATAAGCTTATCCTAAATAAGAAGATTTCActcccccaccccaccccccaaatttCACTATGCTTCAATGATTTATCCGTAAGACTTCACTATAATTTATTGGTTCCAAGATTCAGCTTCAGGCTATTTTCTTGATCCACCCTCAAGACTTTTGCGT is a window encoding:
- the LOC130997196 gene encoding uncharacterized protein LOC130997196 — encoded protein: MTQVAPFYSRIFRIFSAPNSPKTLRNPFPRPLLKKDSHRTIAVRPPFRPPSVVASPRHRVSGGSTVAAGFARMSSAAADTVAFQLSPSSVLKIQKGDITRWSVDGSSDAIVNPANEQMLGGGGADGAIHRAAGPELREACYEVPEVRPGVRCPTGEARITPGFRLPASHVIHTVGPIYYTNKNPEAALRNAYRNSLRVAKEHSIQYIAFTAISCGVYSYPFDEAAKVAISTVNAFAGDFKEVYFVVFSDEVYDAWVKAANQLLKK